A genomic region of Elaeis guineensis isolate ETL-2024a chromosome 9, EG11, whole genome shotgun sequence contains the following coding sequences:
- the LOC105051573 gene encoding monooxygenase 1 has protein sequence MGSVEEHHDIVIVGGGICGLATALALHRKGIRSLVLEKYNTIRATGAAIGVFINAWRALDQLGVGAELRTKAVLVPENQDVWRNKNATRLNSCRKEELRCLKRNDLIETLYNNLPVNSVRFGCQIVAVGTDPLTSFPILYTHDGIIIKAKVLIGCDGSNSIISKSLGLKPPKSLTNCVIRGLTNYPNGHNIGNYFLRHLEGCMIFGRIPIDNNLVHWFVDWPYPDKEGPKDPKFIIELAIRQIKDYPAEMIEMVKNSDPASLTFTRIRYQTPWHLVLGNFCRGTITVAGDAMHVMGPFLGQGGGAALEDAVVLARSLAEMMPMGYFEANASDEELRKRIETALKNYVKERKLRVLRLAMQSVLVGLLMSSPSKVKRLVSLVLLILFFGGPALSHTQFDCGHL, from the exons GAAAGGAATAAGAAgtcttgttttggaaaaatatAACACAATCCGAGCTACAGGGGCAGCAATTGGTGTCTTCATTAATGCTTGGCGTGCACTTGACCAACTTGGCGTTGGTGCAGAGCTCAGGACAAAAGCTGTCTTGGTACCAGA GAACCAAGATGTATGGCGCAACAAAAATGCAACACGACTTAATTCTTGCAG GAAAGAGGAGCTTAGGTGCCTAAAAAGAAATGATCTTATTGAAACATTATATAACAATTTGCCTGTCAACTCAGTTCGTTTTGGGTGCCAAATTGTAGCGGTTGGAACAGATCCCTTGACTTCATTTCCTATTCTCTATActcatgatggaattatcatcaaAGCCAAG GTTTTAATTGGCTGTGATGGATCAAATTCGATTATATCTAAGTCATTAGGGCTGAAGCCTCCAAAATCACTCACAAATTGTGTTATACGAGGTCTGACGAATTATCCAAATGGCCACAACATTGGCAACTATTTTCTTCGGCATTTGGAAGGTTGCATGATTTTCGGAAGGATTCCAATCGACAACAATCTAGTTCATTGGTTTGTAGATTGGCCATATCCTGACAAAG AAGGTCCAAAAGATCCAaagttcatcattgagttggCTATAAGGCAGATCAAGGACTATCCAGCTGAGATGATCGAGATGGTGAAGAACAGTGATCCTGCTTCGCTGACCTTCACACGTATTCGATACCAAACTCCATGGCACTTGGTGCTTGGAAACTTCTGTCGAGGCACAATCACAGTTGCCGGGGATGCCATGCATGTTATGGGCCCATTTCTTGGCCAAGGTGGCGGTGCCGCTTTGGAGGATGCAGTGGTGCTTGCAAGAAGCTTAGCAGAGATGATGCCGATGGGGTACTTTGAAGCCAATGCCAGTGATGAGGAGCTGAGAAAGAGAATTGAGACAGCACTGAAGAATTATGTGAAGGAACGGAAGCTGAGGGTGCTGAGGTTGGCAATGCAATCTGTGCTTGTGGGACTGTTGATGTCTTCCCCATCCAAGGTGAAAAGGCTCGTAAGTCTTGTTCTCCTAATACTTTTCTTCGGTGGGCCTGCGCTTAGCCATACTCAGTTTGATTGTGGCCATCTCTAA